One genomic window of Actinoplanes lobatus includes the following:
- a CDS encoding inorganic diphosphatase: MDFDVLVEIPKGQRNKYEVDHKTGRIRLDRTLFTATQYPADYGYIEGTLGQDGDPLDALVLIQEPTFPGCLVRARAIGMYRMTDEHGRDDKVLCVPYEDPRQEHLRDIHHLGEFDRMEIQHFFTVYKDLEPGKSVEGATWTGRIEAEAEIRASFKRAEAAEAAEGEGEH, encoded by the coding sequence ATGGATTTCGACGTTCTGGTTGAGATCCCCAAGGGGCAGCGCAACAAGTACGAGGTGGACCACAAGACCGGACGTATCCGGTTGGACCGGACCCTCTTCACCGCGACACAGTATCCCGCGGACTACGGCTACATCGAGGGCACCCTCGGGCAGGACGGCGACCCGCTGGACGCGCTGGTGCTGATCCAGGAGCCGACCTTCCCCGGCTGCCTGGTCCGGGCCCGCGCGATCGGCATGTACCGGATGACCGACGAGCACGGCCGTGACGACAAGGTGCTCTGCGTTCCCTACGAGGACCCGCGTCAGGAGCACCTGCGCGACATCCACCACCTGGGCGAGTTCGACCGGATGGAGATCCAGCACTTCTTCACGGTCTACAAGGACCTGGAGCCGGGCAAGTCGGTCGAGGGCGCGACCTGGACCGGCCGGATCGAGGCGGAGGCCGAGATCCGGGCCTCCTTCAAGCGCGCCGAGGCCGCCGAGGCCGCTGAGGGCGAAGGCGAGCACTGA
- the eccD gene encoding type VII secretion integral membrane protein EccD, giving the protein MSVGLARVTISAPHRRVDVALPEQVPLAELLPEVLRHAGEGLADEGEKHGGWVLRRGDGVALATAQGLHPQGVRDGEVLHLVPAGDEWPELEYDDVVEAIADGARRRGGVWTPAATRTATLAAAAVPLALGLPALLLSGPDGELAGIAGLGVALLLAFTGTIASRAYGDGRAGVALGGYALPYAFAGGALLITSGDGGGVFTPLPWLGGPELLAGSVAVLLVSALAGAGVAAGARFFTAGVTVGLLGALTAATGLFTDAAGGAAVLISVLVCGIGVLPLLAVRFGRAPLPPVSLPPGVESAVPDGQSRPGADTVRQRPQRAAVFAAVERTDELLAGMLLGHAVLAAGAYAVLATAGTLSARILLAVSAAALLLRSRLFVTWRHRVPVLVAGLAGGAALGADLLTGAGDALPAVIAGAVLVALITVGAGARYASRPPSPYLGRAADWLDALTVVSVIPVACAVTGLYGAVSGLG; this is encoded by the coding sequence GTGAGCGTCGGTCTTGCCCGTGTGACGATCAGCGCACCGCACCGTCGGGTCGACGTGGCGCTCCCCGAGCAGGTCCCACTGGCCGAGCTGCTTCCCGAGGTGCTCCGGCACGCCGGCGAGGGCCTCGCCGACGAGGGCGAGAAGCACGGCGGGTGGGTGCTCCGGCGAGGCGACGGTGTCGCGCTCGCCACAGCTCAGGGCCTCCACCCCCAGGGCGTACGCGACGGCGAGGTGCTGCATCTCGTCCCGGCCGGCGACGAGTGGCCGGAGCTGGAGTACGACGACGTCGTCGAGGCCATCGCCGACGGCGCCCGCCGCCGGGGCGGTGTCTGGACCCCGGCCGCCACCCGTACCGCGACCCTGGCGGCGGCCGCCGTCCCGCTCGCGCTCGGCCTGCCCGCCCTGCTGCTCAGCGGGCCGGACGGGGAACTCGCCGGGATCGCCGGGCTCGGCGTGGCGCTGCTGCTGGCGTTCACCGGCACCATCGCGTCCCGGGCGTACGGCGACGGCCGGGCCGGGGTCGCCCTCGGTGGGTACGCGCTGCCGTACGCCTTCGCCGGCGGTGCGCTCCTGATCACCTCCGGCGACGGTGGCGGTGTGTTCACCCCGCTGCCCTGGCTGGGCGGACCGGAGCTGCTCGCCGGATCGGTCGCCGTCCTGCTGGTGTCGGCGCTGGCCGGGGCGGGTGTGGCGGCCGGGGCACGGTTCTTCACGGCCGGCGTTACGGTCGGCCTGCTGGGCGCGCTCACCGCCGCCACCGGGCTGTTCACCGACGCGGCCGGCGGTGCCGCGGTGCTGATCTCGGTGCTGGTCTGCGGGATCGGGGTGCTGCCGCTGCTCGCCGTCCGGTTCGGGCGGGCCCCGCTGCCGCCGGTCAGCCTGCCGCCCGGCGTCGAGTCGGCGGTTCCGGACGGGCAGTCCCGCCCCGGCGCCGACACGGTCCGTCAGCGACCGCAGAGGGCGGCCGTGTTCGCGGCGGTCGAGCGTACCGATGAACTGCTCGCCGGAATGCTCCTCGGCCATGCCGTCCTGGCGGCCGGCGCCTACGCCGTGCTCGCCACCGCGGGCACCCTCTCCGCACGCATCCTGCTCGCGGTCAGCGCGGCAGCGCTGCTGCTGCGCTCCCGCCTCTTCGTCACCTGGCGGCACCGGGTGCCGGTGCTGGTCGCCGGCCTCGCCGGCGGCGCCGCGCTCGGCGCCGACCTGCTCACCGGCGCCGGCGACGCCCTGCCCGCGGTGATCGCGGGAGCCGTCCTGGTCGCGCTGATCACGGTGGGTGCCGGAGCCCGGTACGCGAGCCGCCCGCCGTCGCCCTACCTGGGCCGTGCCGCCGACTGGCTGGACGCCCTCACGGTGGTCTCGGTGATCCCGGTGGCCTGCGCGGTGACCGGCCTCTACGGTGCGGTGTCCGGTCTGGGCTGA